The genomic region NNNNNNNNNNNNNNNNNNNNNNNNNNNNNNNNNNNNNNNNNNNNNNNNNNNNNNNNNNNNNNNNNNNNNNNNNNNNNNNNNNNNNNNNNNNNNNNNNNNNNNNNNNNNNNNNNNNNNNNNNNNNNNNNNNNNNNNNNNNNNNNNNNNNNNNNNNNNNNNNNNNNNNNNNNNNNNNNNNNNNNNNNNNNNNNNNNNNNNNNNNNNNNNNNNNNNNNNNNNNNNNNNNNNNNNNNNNNNNNNNNNNNNNNNNNNNNNNNNNNNNNNNNNNNNNNNNNNNNNNNNNNNNNNNNNNNNNNNNNNNNNNNNNNNNNNNNNNNNNNNNNNNNNNNNNNNNNNNNNNNNNNNNNNNNNNNNNNNNNNNNNNNNNNNNNNNNNNNNNNNNNNNNNNNNNNNNNNNNNNNNNNNNNNNNNNNNNNNNNNNNNNNNNNNNNNNNNNNNNNNNNNNNNNNNNNNNNNNNNNNNNNNNNNNNNNNNNNNNNNNNNNNNNNNNNNNNNNNNNNNNNNNNNNNNNNNNNNNNNNNNNNNNNNNNNNNNNNNNNNNNNNNNNNNNNNNNNNNNNNNNNNNNNNNNNNNNNNNNNNNNNNNNNNNNNNNNNNNNNNNNNNNNNNNNNNNNNNNNNNNNNNNNNNNNNNNNNNNNNNNNNNNNNNNNNNNNNNNNNNNNNNNNNNNNNNNNNNNNNNNNNNNNNNNNNNNNNNNNNNNNNNNNNNNNNNNNNNNNNNNNNNNNNNNNNNNNNNNNNNNNNNNNNNNNNNNNNNNNNNNNNNNNNNNNNNNNNNNNNNNNNNNNNNNNNNNNNNNNNNNNNNNNNNNNNNNNNNNNNNNNNNNNNNNNNNNNNNNNNNNNNNNNNNNNNNNNNNNNNNNNNNNNNNNNNNNNNNNNNNNNNNNNNNNNNNNNNNNNNNNNNNNNNNNNNNNNNNNNNNNNNNNNNNNNNNNNNNNNNNNNNNNNNNNNNNNNNNNNNNNNNNNNNNNNNNNNNNNNNNNNNNNNNNNNNNNNNNNNNNNNNNNNNNNNNNNNNNNNNNNNNNNNNNNNNNNNNNNNNNNNNNNNNNNNNNNNNNNNNNNNNNNNNNNNNNNNNNNNNNNNNNNNNNNNNNNNNNNNNNNNNNNNNNNNNNNNNNNNNNNNNNNNNNNNNNNNNNNNNNNNNNNNNNNNNNNNNNNNNNNNNNNNNNNNNNNNNNNNNNNNNNNNNNNNNNNNNNNNNNNNNNNNNNNNNNNNNNNNNNNNNNNNNNNNNNNNNNNNNNNNNNNNNNNNNNNNNNNNNNNNNNNNNNNNNNNNNNNNNNNNNNNNNNNNNNNNNNNNNAAAAATAGtagagaaaaattgaaaaatagagagaggtagatgagagaatttagaaagggagtttattaatcttgaaaaaaaatattttttctcaattttaataagagagtgtcatgtgacacatttgattattaaattagatagtaatatatgaaacataatatatgtatattttaattttaatatttcaattttaatataattaaaaaatatcatgttgaacattttgattgtcaaatttataattatttattgataatgatatataaaaaattagatggagtggttgaaggaatgagagGGATAGATAaagggagagagaggaggggagaactctttaattttggaggaaaagatttgatttcaattgcaatgagggaatgacatgtgacacattttggttgtaaaattagtagggATGAGGGAAGaacttttttaattttgaagagaaagattttattttaattgtaacgATGGAGtgcatgtggcacattttggttgtaaaattagtaggaAGGAGGATAGAACTttttaattttggagaaaaaaatttaatttcaattgcaatgagaaagtgacatgtggcacatgattagataattaatttaagaaaatTATGACATCTAATACTTTCTCTATCTTATTACAAAATAGATCTAGCATTGATATATAAAAGTTTATAGTAAACTTAAGAATTTGTATATTACTATAATGAGATTCGCCCTTtggaaagtaaattaattatactatatagtatattttaatattatttaaagatTGATTAGATAATATATAAACTaatgttaaatttaaattattttatattaaaaatattttgtaaaatatttatttaataatttgtATATAATTTCATATAATTATTCAACTAAAatgtaatataaattaaaatataatttattattttaaaatttgaatttatttatttagaaaaaaGACATAGATCTTTTATATTAAAATTGTACAAAACTACATATTCATTTGTTGCTttcatttttatatttgttttagtAGTCATATTATTTCTTCTTATATGGTGTTATTTGGGTTgcaaataattaaagaaaaaattttaaaaaatgaatgAGAATGAGAAGCACCAAAGATATAAATTAGCTTTATAATAATGATATATCTAAATATACATAGTAAAGAGATGTGCCAAATTTAAACTTATTTGGATTTAGAAAAACGAGTGagaatgaaaaatataaaaaatattataattttataatcatgatatatttgaatatatttaataagaaaatatgACAAATTTAAACTTATTTGAAGAAATTTTCGTTAATTAGTACGAGAGATTAAGAAATAAAGAGCAGTAGAGTTTTATGTAATATGTATAAATAGATCAAATAATATAATAGTAAGAATATTAACATGTATAAATTgtagaattttaatatttataactgaaaatttttataatactttTAATGAATAATTATTGTATTTAattagtattttatattttaattgaataataatagataaaaaatttttttaaaattttttactagaAGATGATTAATTTCCNNNNNNNNNNNNNNNNNNNNNNNNNNNNNNNNNNNNNNNNNNNNNNNNNNNNNNNNNNNNNNNNNNNNNNNNNNNNNNNNNNNNNNNNNNNNNNNNNNNNNNNNNNNNNNNNNNNNNNNNNNNNNNNNNNNNNNNNNNNNNNNNNNNNNNNTTAACTATTTAAATATTAACTTTTATATAATAAAACTTGATTGCATCGGATTAAAGTTAAATTCTTATTGTAGTGATAACTAATAGTTTATTATCCGATTATTCAGATTGCATGGTTTATCACGAAACAACTTGGTCGTTTGGATGCATCAATCAGTGGAAAAAAGATTGTGGTAAAAACCCATTGAAGCCACGTTTCAGTTCAGATGGTGATTAatttatgattgattttcaatTCTAACCTTATTTTGATGGTGTGCATTCACATCCGATgccagtcaccaaaaaaaaaaaaacatccgaTGCCAATAGTTCAACAACCAAGATTATAAAAAGTATCAAGCAGGAAATGTTACCAACTCATGCAGTGGCTTTGTGAATCATAATTATTTACTAGAAATACTTACTCTATTTGGAATTAAATTTCTTTACGTGTAAACAGTCAGATAATATACTAAATGTATCGCTGGATAAGCATAATACTAAGATCATAGTAATTTgtgttttatatattaaaaataaatcactttatttcttctCCTTTTGCAAATTATTGAGATCATACAAAATAAGAAATATTACACACTAGTGtatacatattattattattattcttatacaatgttttttatatttctttgctcaAAAGAGTACAAATATTCGGGAGAAAGAATTGCTGTCATGACTTCTCAACCCATGAATACAAATCAGCAGTTGTTGAATCTACTCTAAAGAGCAGTAATTGAGTCtttaaaataacataaataaatagcTTATAATGTTTTATTCTATATGGTGTTGTCCAAAGCCTCCACCTAAGAAAAAAAACAACATAATCTCAAACTTTATGTGGCAAAAATGCAATATACCAATTTTTTGTACTGACATGCAAAAGCTAGTTCAGACCAAGATAATAATATCTCAGATGTTTTAGAATCATGAAAAAAAATCTATCAACTTTAAATCCACCAAACAAGTTgattttcattcttcttttttaAGGGTTGTGTAtaaagaaattgaaaaagaaaatgttaATTTTGACAAATCTTGCTTGTCTACTTTGTGCTTACCATCATCTagatgatttaattttattttaatgagatgtataaaaaacaaaaattaccATCAATCACTAAACATGTTTCCCCAGAAGCTATGCATCAAAATTCTTTGATAAATATTTTTCAACTTGCAATTTTAATACTTGGCAACTTTAAATGGCATGGTATTAATCCTTGACCTCccaagaaaaaattgaaaaatgaaatgAATGGTAGTTAGGAAGTTTACCAGCATAAATAGATATCGAAGACGCTAACCGAATCAGTTGATGGAGCTCATTTACAATCTACTTTTTGTCTGAGAGGCAAGTCAAGTTTGAGCAACTTGGTGAACTACAAAACATGTCAGCAACAATTGATGCAATCAATTTTTGTCATCATAACATTATATCAATTTTAGATCAATCTCATGCTCTCTCTTAGTCTATTATTTTTCTCTATCTATATAATGCTAACCTGTCTCGACTCGCTATATTAGTATTTACTAAGCATAGAGACGAAACCAAACATTTTAAATAATGATTTACACAAAACTAAAAACAAATCTTTAATTCTTTTCGAGTTGTCAAAATAGCAAAATCAGCCATAAAAGATTCCACCTACAGAATGagatggattttttttttcacaaattcaCCTGAGATGTCTTGAGTTCTAGTTCATCCCACTCCAAGTAAGGATTGCTTCCTTCCACTATCCCTGTTCCAGCATATATCAATGCACCGTGATCCTAAAAAGAGATTGAATAAACTCGTATGATTTGCTTGCTTTTAAAGATTTAAATATTATTGCTAATACTAATAATGGTCTTCTTGAAATTATAGGGATTTCTTGAAACAGATTTTCTATTTCACAATTTTGCCGGGTTTTGCAAAAATCATTCCTACCAGTTTCAacagaaaaacagaaaaattttgcacacaacaataataataataaaaatagtagtGAATAGTGATATTATACCATATTAAAGGTACTTACTGCTACTTAAGCAATAGAATTATCACGTTTTCCCTTACTTTATATACATGTTACAAACACTAATCACTCATCAAAATCTGATAATAATATCAATCTATGCAAACTATATGTGGCAGTGTGGCACCTCTTTTTTCTCCACTAAGGAGGAAAAAATCCTCAAAATTGCAGCTAACCTTTTCCACCAATGCTGACCTGATGCCAACAGCAAACTCGCTCTCTCCGCCGCCGAACCAACCAACAGGTCCGGCATACATCCCTCTATCAAATACTTCTGAACATCAatgtaaaaaatgaaaaaattaacaTAAGTTTATTCAAGAGAATAGAAATCATAACTTGGTCAAACCAAACTTGAAACATCAACCACATTTTCTTCTTTATCACCTTATTAACCAGCATGCTCTAAAATGATTAATACCAATCTAATCATATCACATGTTTCATAAATGAGTGAAGGTTCATTTGGTCCTTGACTTTGCTGATCATTTCCGTCCCATCTTTATACCAAAATGCTCTTTTTGAAATTTCATAGACTAAAATGTATTGCCTTATAAAATCAAGGACCGAAATGAACCTTAGAAAAACTAACACTCAATTGGAAGGCAGGTATAAGCTTGTCTACCAAGGCATGATTTATTTCCCAGAAAATCAAGAAATTCCATTTTCAAGTATTGAAACAAAATTCCTCAACaacaaaaagattttttttaataaagaggGTTCTAGGATTGTAAGTCAAGAAAATTCATCCAACAGAAATTGACATATTTGCAGTAACAAAATTTACACTGATTCATAATAATCAACTCCTCTGATTTCTCTAATAATCACTGTGCCAAATCACAACATTTTCTACTTGCATAAAATATGCAGTCATATTAGAGTGAAATGAATGACCACCAATCACCATTGTCAACAAGCTAGCTTGCATGGATTTTCAGGCCCCACTAAAATTTATGTTCCTCTTTTAAGTTAAGTAAagaatattatataaaaaaatctaTAAGAAAATGTAACTACTGCTAAAATTaccctaaaagaaaaaaaaggattaAACATCAGAAATAATAATGATGTAGAGAAAATGGATGCACCTGTTTTTGCAATTAAAAGTTGTGCCTCTTCTGTTGGAAACCCACAAACTGCTGGACTTGGGTGAAGAGATGACAAAATTTTAAactattaaaaggaaaaaaaacaaaaaaagaaaaaagaaaggaaagcaaGAAAGATTCACAAACTTGTTGTATGGTGGGTACTAATAAAATTACTTCATTTGGAGAACCAAAAATTCGAACCTTTAAAGGAGTAAAAGTAGGGTACATAGCACTCAAATTTTACTATGATTACCTCGTCTTCTTCGCTTCTTAACCTGCCGGCTAATTGAGCAAATAAATGTTGGATCCTGGGGAGCTTTCTTATCATTTTCTTTGGCTTAATTACAACCTTTTCACACACTCCCTGTTGAAAAAAACAACAACCAGATGCAAGTTTTATCCTTATCATAATCATAACCATGGAAGGTCCAACATAACTACAAGAAGATGGAAAAGGTAATATGGTAAATTAAACTGTACATTGAGTTCAGCATTACACAAAAACAAAATACAGCCATTGTCAATGACAATTTGTTTTGTATTTAACTTAGCGAATGCTAATGCGCTCGGAAGAAAGTAAGGAGTGTAGCCCTCTTTGAACTCcataaatcttaaatcctaaaacctaaattaTGAACTCTAAATATCTGAacctaaattctaaattctaaactttaaatcctaaatcataaattctaaattttaaatttgagtcattgatataaaatataataaataaagaacTAAGATTTGTCAAGTTAACAAGGAGTGCAGCACTCCTTACCTACAAAAAGTGAAATTAACCGAGAAAAAAAAGTCAAAGAAACTCACCTCTAATTTTCTTCTTATGGTATCTCTTACTATGGTGAACTCAATATCATCCTTTGGACTGTAAATATGTGAAGAAACTTATACAACAAATTTGGGGAGCTAGACACAATGAAAATAGTGGTAACCACAGGCATCAAGGAATATAAGTTAACCTTGTAAGCAAGTCAAGTTCTATTTGACGATCCAGTGCCATCGACACTCCTCTAGCTCGAGTTCCAGCCAAAGCCTCACTAGTAATGTGGAGCCATTTTCTGTGAAATAGTTGCTCTGGCTATTCATCAAGTTCATAGAAATTAAAATGGCAACAGAGCAGAAGAATTCATCATTGTTGATATTCACCGAATATTTCTTGAACAGGTTATCCATTGGATGACTCTCAAATTAAGAAAACTAACAACAAAGTGAAATTCATCTTCTGATATATAAATTCTGGAATTTTCAGCATGTAGAATGCAATGAAATAAGTTATAGACTTACTGTATTTCCGATAAATGCAGGTGCATTTGGCGGCTGAAGGAGAAACTGGTATGCATTTTCGCTCTCAACCTACACACATTTGAAATTCATTACTTCTTGATGCCAAGACACCATTTTAAGTGTCAAAATTCAAAGAAGATTTCAATACCGTTAAGCAAGCTAACCACGTAAGCGGATCAATGTTAGTAGTAGGCACTACTCTTGTACTACGAGCCAGCACAACCTGAATTTCCAATATAACAaagatgaatttttttttatttgaccaAGGAAAATAGTACTCATATATATATAAGATAAgaggtaaaaaaaataaatttgtaatGTAGTACAATTCTTAGAATCCTATCTTGAACTACCTAGTTGATTATAAAAACAGTAATCGACATAGCACGCATATAAGACAGAATGATTACACATGGTTAAAGAGAGTGTTTTCAAATGAATTCTTGTGACGCAAGTTATGATATCAATGTAAGAAATCAAAACATGGTCGGAAAAATTATAGGTTTACCTTGGTTAGTAAGGAGTTGTTTTTCTTTATCATCTCCAAAGCTCTGTTAACAGCAATATCCCAATATATTTTACTTGGAATATCATGGCTACTTAGTATTAATGTTGGAGGAGCTTGTTTCGGAAACCTCACAATCGAAGCAGAAACCTGCAGCCCAAAATTTTAGTTTGAACTCTGAACTAAATCTCTGCCTAATAATAAGTAAAGTAACAGAATCAATTTGGAATCACCTTGCTAAGGGTTTCTTGGAGAGCATTGATTGCATCTTCCCAGGACCAAGAAATTGTATTGTCCCACGCAATGGTCGTAGTGAGCATCGATCCTCCTTCAAGCTCATTAAACTCAACCTGTCAATTTTTTTGGGCTTGGTATATCTAGCTGCTGATGCTATAAATACTATCAACAATGGAATAAGTAATTAGTGGTTTTTTGAAAGAATGCAATGTATGCACCTGAGGAATCACGAAGTAGAAAGAACCGAAAGGCAGCCACTCTGATGACACCTTAGCTTTTGCGTTGAATCGGATGGCTCCGTATGCACGAATCAATGGGCAGCTCTCAGAAAGAAACCTTGAAAGTAAGTTGTTTTATCAGGAACTAAACACAAGCAAAACAATAATAAGCATTCAATGGAGCAATGGTGCCGGGGGATATTAGAGTCatgaaaatttattattttttattattacttaatctaattaataaatttttattttatattttaaaaaattaataattaattaataaataaaattaataaattttaataattatctaatatttaaaaaaaaacaaaaaaagttgTGAGGTCACATGGCGTGTTAAGGGACACGGAAacaaccaaataaaaaaaataagaggaaTGCTAGAAACCAGCAATTTttatgatttgtagccatcaaatagtcatcaatgatagttttaatggtgtgagatgaatgttcatctaatgactcacttttctttgttagttacaTGTTGattagaatttaacaaagttgctgttctctagactttttcaaaaaataaataatagaagtTTGTTTgttgaaggaaaaaaaaatgaCTTACCTCCTAATGGATATCCAATCCCAATAGGAAAAGGGGTGTGGCTGGCAAAAAGAAACGGCAGAGCCAACACCGGCAACGCTAACCAAGCTTCTGCCATTAGAGTCAAAAGAATTGTGTTCCCTGCCGGAGAAGAAGCAGCGAGGAAGGAGCAGGTGGTTCTGTGAGTGGAGCCAATCAATGGCCTCAACCTCTTCCTCCTCAATGGGGACCTGCAGCCTCACTATGCCCGAAGAGCTCCGATATGGAGGCTCTGATTTCATCTTAGAAATCGTCATTTTCAGGCTGTACAAAGccattgaagttgttgcaaccgGTTCCAACGTTTGTGTCTCTATTGTCCCAACAGGCCCTCTTGACTGTCCTTTTCTGCAGCCATTCATTGAAAGATAGCATCCATGGCACAATGGTCTCTGAACAATCaccaataacaaaataaaaacatatgaCTAGTGTAAATATTAAAGATAGCGACATAATTAAGAGGAATTTTGGAAGACAAAGAAAGAATTAAAAGTGAGAGAGGAGTATTACTTGGTGAAAATGAAGAGTGTAAATAGAGTGTTGCTTCTTGGAGAGAGGAAATAAGAGGAAGGTGTTTGTGCATTTTGTGAGAGACTTGTGAGCAGAAGCTGTTGCCATAAGTGAGTTTTAGTATGTGTGAGGGAGCATAAGAGAGAgaggg from Arachis ipaensis cultivar K30076 chromosome B02, Araip1.1, whole genome shotgun sequence harbors:
- the LOC107625586 gene encoding isochorismate synthase, chloroplastic-like isoform X2, producing MATASAHKSLTKCTNTFLLFPLSKKQHSIYTLHFHQRPLCHGCYLSMNGCRKGQSRGPVGTIETQTLEPVATTSMALYSLKMTISKMKSEPPYRSSSGIVRLQVPIEEEEVEAIDWLHSQNHLLLPRCFFSGREHNSFDSNGRSLVSVAGVGSAVSFCQPHPFSYWDWISIRRFLSESCPLIRAYGAIRFNAKAKVSSEWLPFGSFYFVIPQVEFNELEGGSMLTTTIAWDNTISWSWEDAINALQETLSKVSASIVRFPKQAPPTLILSSHDIPSKIYWDIAVNRALEMIKKNNSLLTKVVLARSTRVVPTTNIDPLTWLACLTVESENAYQFLLQPPNAPAFIGNTPEQLFHRKWLHITSEALAGTRARGVSMALDRQIELDLLTSPKDDIEFTIVRDTIRRKLEGVCEKVVIKPKKMIRKLPRIQHLFAQLAGRLRSEEDEFKILSSLHPSPAVCGFPTEEAQLLIAKTVFDRGMYAGPVGWFGGGESEFAVGIRSALVEKVSCNFEDFFLLSGEKRGIVEGSNPYLEWDELELKTSQFTKLLKLDLPLRQKVDCK
- the LOC107625586 gene encoding isochorismate synthase, chloroplastic-like isoform X4; this encodes MATASAHKSLTKCTNTFLLFPLSKKQHSIYTLHFHQRPLCHGCYLSMNGCRKGQSRGPVGTIETQTLEPVATTSMALYSLKMTISKMKSEPPYRSSSGIVRLQVPIEEEEVEAIDWLHSQNHLLLPRCFFSGREHNSFDSNGRSLVSVAGVGSAVSFCQPHPFSYWDWISIRRFLSESCPLIRAYGAIRFNAKAKVSSEWLPFGSFYFVIPQVEFNELEGGSMLTTTIAWDNTISWSWEDAINALQETLSKVSASIVRFPKQAPPTLILSSHDIPSKIYWDIAVNRALEMIKKNNSLLTKVVLARSTRVVPTTNIDPLTWLACLTVESENAYQFLLQPPNAPAFIGNTPEQLFHRKWLHITSEALAGTRARGVSMALDRQIELDLLTSPKDDIEFTIVRDTIRRKLEGVCEKVVIKPKKMIRKLPRIQHLFAQLAGRLRSEEDEFKILSSLHPSPAVCGFPTEEAQLLIAKTVFDRGMYAGPVGWFGGGESEFAVGIRSALVEKDHGALIYAGTGIVEGSNPYLEWDELELKTSQFTKLLKLDLPLRQKVDCK
- the LOC107625586 gene encoding isochorismate synthase, chloroplastic-like isoform X5, with translation MATASAHKSLTKCTNTFLLFPLSKKQHSIYTLHFHQRPLCHGCYLSMNGCRKGQSRGPVGTIETQTLEPVATTSMALYSLKMTISKMKSEPPYRSSSGIVRLQVPIEEEEVEAIDWLHSQNHLLLPRCFFSGREHNSFDSNGRSLVSVAGVGSAVSFCQPHPFSYWDWISIRRFLSESCPLIRAYGAIRFNAKAKVSSEWLPFGSFYFVIPQVEFNELEGGSMLTTTIAWDNTISWSWEDAINALQETLSKVSASIVRFPKQAPPTLILSSHDIPSKIYWDIAVNRALEMIKKNNSLLTKVVLARSTRVVPTTNIDPLTWLRAKMHTSFSFSRQMHLHLSEIQKWLHITSEALAGTRARGVSMALDRQIELDLLTSPKDDIEFTIVRDTIRRKLEGVCEKVVIKPKKMIRKLPRIQHLFAQLAGRLRSEEDEFKILSSLHPSPAVCGFPTEEAQLLIAKTEVFDRGMYAGPVGWFGGGESEFAVGIRSALVEKVSCNFEDFFLLSGEKRGIVEGSNPYLEWDELELKTSQFTKLLKLDLPLRQKVDCK
- the LOC107625586 gene encoding isochorismate synthase 2, chloroplastic-like isoform X1, translated to MATASAHKSLTKCTNTFLLFPLSKKQHSIYTLHFHQRPLCHGCYLSMNGCRKGQSRGPVGTIETQTLEPVATTSMALYSLKMTISKMKSEPPYRSSSGIVRLQVPIEEEEVEAIDWLHSQNHLLLPRCFFSGREHNSFDSNGRSLVSVAGVGSAVSFCQPHPFSYWDWISIRRFLSESCPLIRAYGAIRFNAKAKVSSEWLPFGSFYFVIPQVEFNELEGGSMLTTTIAWDNTISWSWEDAINALQETLSKVSASIVRFPKQAPPTLILSSHDIPSKIYWDIAVNRALEMIKKNNSLLTKVVLARSTRVVPTTNIDPLTWLACLTVESENAYQFLLQPPNAPAFIGNTPEQLFHRKWLHITSEALAGTRARGVSMALDRQIELDLLTSPKDDIEFTIVRDTIRRKLEGVCEKVVIKPKKMIRKLPRIQHLFAQLAGRLRSEEDEFKILSSLHPSPAVCGFPTEEAQLLIAKTEVFDRGMYAGPVGWFGGGESEFAVGIRSALVEKVSCNFEDFFLLSGEKRGIVEGSNPYLEWDELELKTSQFTKLLKLDLPLRQKVDCK
- the LOC107625586 gene encoding isochorismate synthase, chloroplastic-like isoform X3 — encoded protein: MATASAHKSLTKCTNTFLLFPLSKKQHSIYTLHFHQRPLCHGCYLSMNGCRKGQSRGPVGTIETQTLEPVATTSMALYSLKMTISKMKSEPPYRSSSGIVRLQVPIEEEEVEAIDWLHSQNHLLLPRCFFSGREHNSFDSNGRSLVSVAGVGSAVSFCQPHPFSYWDWISIRRFLSESCPLIRAYGAIRFNAKAKVSSEWLPFGSFYFVIPQVEFNELEGGSMLTTTIAWDNTISWSWEDAINALQETLSKVSASIVRFPKQAPPTLILSSHDIPSKIYWDIAVNRALEMIKKNNSLLTKVVLARSTRVVPTTNIDPLTWLACLTVESENAYQFLLQPPNAPAFIGNTPEQLFHRKWLHITSEALAGTRARGVSMALDRQIELDLLTSPKDDIEFTIVRDTIRRKLEGVCEKVVIKPKKMIRKLPRIQHLFAQLAGRLRSEEDEFKILSSLHPSPAVCGFPTEEAQLLIAKTEVFDRGMYAGPVGWFGGGESEFAVGIRSALVEKDHGALIYAGTGIVEGSNPYLEWDELELKTSQFTKLLKLDLPLRQKVDCK
- the LOC107625586 gene encoding isochorismate synthase, chloroplastic-like isoform X6 — translated: MATASAHKSLTKCTNTFLLFPLSKKQHSIYTLHFHQRPLCHGCYLSMNGCRKGQSRGPVGTIETQTLEPVATTSMALYSLKMTISKMKSEPPYRSSSGIVRLQVPIEEEEVEAIDWLHSQNHLLLPRCFFSGREHNSFDSNGRSLVSVAGVGSAVSFCQPHPFSYWDWISIRRFLSESCPLIRAYGAIRFNAKAKVSSEWLPFGSFYFVIPQVEFNELEGGSMLTTTIAWDNTISWSWEDAINALQETLSKVSASIVRFPKQAPPTLILSSHDIPSKIYWDIAVNRALEMIKKNNSLLTKVVLARSTRVVPTTNIDPLTWLACLTVESENAYQFLLQPPNAPAFIGNTPEQLFHRKWLHITSEALAGTRARGVSMALDRQIELDLLTSPKDDIEFTIVRDTIRRKLEGVCEKVVIKPKKMIRKLPRIQHLFAQLAGRLRSEEDEFKILSSLHPSPAVCGFPTEEAQLLIAKTGPENPCKLAC